The following coding sequences lie in one Candidatus Eremiobacterota bacterium genomic window:
- a CDS encoding DUF1272 domain-containing protein, with protein MKEACERCGAPLREGDIRVCSYECTFCVACAQAMNRQCPNCGGTLASPQGAA; from the coding sequence ATGAAAGAGGCGTGCGAACGGTGTGGCGCCCCATTGCGTGAGGGCGATATTCGCGTTTGCTCGTACGAGTGCACCTTTTGCGTTGCCTGTGCGCAAGCTATGAATCGGCAATGCCCCAACTGCGGCGGAACGCTCGCGTCTCCCCAGGGCGC